In the genome of Colletotrichum lupini chromosome 8, complete sequence, one region contains:
- a CDS encoding alpha-N-arabinofuranosidase A, translating into MGRWDVQWSDMKGSVSEAIFMLGLERNSDLIRDVAFAPLISLVDHQQWAPNLNPFKQAPDARVYTSNYWVQQLFAQNAGSMTHEIISDTRFDSVFWSAHLDIEIAGKRFVTLSILGHDNPDSANTHDAAPISLPVVFYIESSDGNFSFLLPVWSVAVLRTD; encoded by the exons ATGGGTCGCTGGGACGTCCAGTGGTCGGACATGAAGGGCTCAGTCTCCGAGGCCATCTTCATGCTTGGACTGGAACGCAATAGTGACCTCATCCGAGATGTTGCGTTCGCACCCTTGATCAGTCTTGTCGATCATCAGCAATGGGCT CCCAATCTGAATCCGTTCAAACAAGCCCCTGACGCTAGAGTTTACACCTCCAACTACTGGGTACAGCAGCTCTTCGCGCAAAACGCCGGATCCATGACACATGAGATAATCTCTGATACTAGATTTGATTCGGTCTTTTGGAGTGCT CATCTAGATATCGAGATTGCAGGAAAAAGGTTCGTGACGCTGTCAATTCTGGGCCACGACAACCCCGATAGTGCCAACACCCACGATGCAGCCCCTATCTCGCTCCCAGTTGTCTTTTACATTGAGTCGTCCGATGGCAACTTTAGCTTCCTCTTGCCTGTATGGTCCGTTGCGGTTCTTAGGACTGACTGA